The following are encoded in a window of Methanobrevibacter sp. genomic DNA:
- a CDS encoding 50S ribosomal protein L40e, which produces MARFEVAENRMFNVKICLKCNARNPAGATTCRKCGYKGLRYKAKEPRA; this is translated from the coding sequence ATGGCAAGATTTGAAGTAGCAGAAAACAGAATGTTCAATGTAAAAATCTGCTTAAAATGTAATGCTCGTAACCCTGCTGGTGCAACTACTTGCAGAAAATGCGGTTACAAAGGTTTAAGATACAAAGCTAAAGAACCTAGAGCATAG
- a CDS encoding DUF367 family protein: protein MKITVFHANECDRKKCTSIKMEKMGKCRLVYDINRIPSGAIVLNPYAEKAVSYEDYRYVHRRGIVGLDCSWNEVSSSKKFFSLSKYHRSLPFLIATNPVNYGKPCILSTVEAISATLYITRFKDEARDLMNGFKWGHTFLELNHDLLEAYSEVDTSAEVVKVQNEFLEEH, encoded by the coding sequence ATGAAAATTACAGTTTTTCATGCAAATGAATGCGATAGAAAAAAATGCACTTCTATCAAAATGGAAAAGATGGGCAAATGCAGGTTAGTTTATGATATAAACCGAATACCTTCAGGAGCCATAGTTTTAAATCCATATGCAGAAAAAGCTGTATCCTATGAAGACTATAGATATGTTCATAGAAGAGGAATTGTGGGACTTGACTGCTCCTGGAATGAGGTGTCAAGTTCTAAAAAATTCTTTTCACTTTCAAAATATCACAGATCACTTCCTTTTTTAATAGCCACAAACCCTGTAAATTATGGAAAACCTTGCATATTGTCAACCGTCGAGGCTATTTCAGCAACACTATACATTACCCGCTTCAAGGATGAAGCACGTGATTTGATGAACGGTTTTAAATGGGGTCACACCTTTTTAGAGCTGAATCATGATCTGCTTGAAGCTTACAGTGAAGTTGATACTAGTGCTGAAGTTGTAAAAGTTCAAAATGAATTTTTAGAAGAGCACTGA
- a CDS encoding ATP-binding protein, with product MVVGICVGETSLTEVTFISDKMPKVGEYVTIEYDGKQVLGMIENLIRGNDALNVDINDFKAIQKISKIGVDENYIRGKVKILGDVNDNLKLPRTPVLPGTEIRLADKDILKEIFKVRNPLKLGTLVNQSDVEVNVDANPILSRHLAILAMTGAGKSNTVSVLIDQLLSYSVPVFVFDMHGEYKNATFPNGNVNVINPKINPHYMEFHEIKRLVNIPSNGYIQERHFRRAFKEAKTMLSDGRASSNNFLQIMYDILYEKSLEEGSDKQIVDVMNKIDDSMDRYSKLFDKNASNILSNIKAGYVNVLDLSQVDEFVASVLVSHILRNSLQRSKNAAHSDDKKALLDNSVFFILEEAHILAPNKRESDSKRWIQRVAREGRKFGLGLCLVSQSPKTVDHDALSQMNNMIILRLVEPEDQRHVQSASESLSQDLVNQLPSLNVGEAIVLGLMSKVPTLVKIDEFKGRRHGDDMDIVSHFKDIKERQAKELDEAVQETLDMGYDY from the coding sequence ATGGTAGTTGGAATTTGCGTTGGGGAAACTTCACTAACAGAAGTAACTTTTATTTCAGACAAAATGCCTAAAGTGGGAGAATATGTTACAATAGAATATGATGGAAAACAAGTTTTGGGCATGATTGAAAACTTAATCAGAGGAAATGATGCTTTAAACGTGGACATTAATGATTTCAAGGCTATTCAAAAAATTTCAAAAATTGGTGTTGATGAAAACTACATCAGAGGGAAAGTTAAAATTCTCGGTGATGTCAATGATAACTTAAAGCTCCCTAGAACTCCTGTGCTTCCGGGAACTGAAATAAGACTGGCGGACAAGGACATTTTAAAGGAAATATTCAAAGTTAGAAATCCTCTTAAGTTAGGTACTCTTGTAAATCAGAGTGATGTGGAGGTTAATGTTGATGCAAATCCTATTTTATCAAGGCATTTGGCGATTCTTGCAATGACTGGTGCTGGAAAGTCCAATACAGTATCCGTTTTGATAGATCAGTTGCTCTCATATAGTGTGCCTGTATTTGTATTTGATATGCACGGCGAGTATAAGAATGCAACATTTCCAAACGGCAATGTTAATGTAATCAATCCCAAAATCAACCCTCACTATATGGAATTTCATGAAATTAAACGTCTGGTCAACATTCCTTCAAATGGTTATATCCAGGAAAGACATTTTAGAAGAGCTTTTAAGGAAGCTAAAACAATGCTCAGTGATGGAAGAGCCTCTTCAAATAACTTCCTGCAGATAATGTATGATATTCTGTATGAAAAGTCCTTGGAGGAAGGTTCAGACAAGCAGATTGTTGATGTTATGAACAAGATTGACGATTCAATGGACAGATATTCCAAACTTTTTGACAAGAATGCAAGCAATATCCTCTCAAATATCAAGGCAGGTTATGTTAATGTCCTTGATTTGAGTCAGGTTGACGAATTTGTAGCAAGCGTTCTTGTAAGTCATATATTGAGAAATTCACTTCAAAGGTCCAAAAATGCCGCACATAGTGATGATAAAAAGGCATTACTTGATAACTCAGTATTTTTCATTTTAGAGGAAGCTCATATTTTAGCTCCGAACAAAAGGGAATCCGACTCCAAAAGATGGATTCAGAGAGTTGCCCGTGAAGGACGTAAATTCGGTTTAGGATTATGTCTTGTCAGCCAATCTCCGAAAACAGTTGACCATGATGCATTGTCACAAATGAATAACATGATTATTTTAAGGTTGGTGGAACCTGAAGACCAAAGGCATGTTCAATCTGCAAGTGAAAGCCTGTCACAGGATCTTGTCAATCAGCTTCCTTCTTTAAATGTCGGTGAAGCTATCGTTTTAGGCTTGATGAGCAAAGTGCCTACTTTGGTGAAAATTGATGAGTTTAAAGGACGTCGCCATGGTGATGATATGGACATTGTCTCTCATTTTAAAGACATTAAAGAAAGGCAGGCAAAAGAGCTGGATGAGGCTGTTCAGGAAACTTTGGACATGGGCTATGATTATTAA
- a CDS encoding DNA double-strand break repair nuclease NurA: protein MLNSLYEKAIAKRGFIHDIESETNPEDLLQGRWFDRDIKESSDDFIIAAGDGSFNKKKFLTTNFCAVGAESIIYDGEIKKIDDSDIFDIGHVSFLDELLGNYMAIYELKCALRALKEYNVDYYMFDGSILGDLQNAFPRGAKLPNKLRNNLDESLKNEFERRLQINRYGLSFPEIRDSLKLMELPRSENSNKIEEYNLHLASIEKIILLKEILQYRKKIISISKTSSDNSLFHWNIPDIAFLDKNTQKQGISLIKNDFKVYEKAAFPYFNDFFKSLTFTIFYVRLQDNKNVLKVELPYRASNQEVFRIIEKINVLSVQGYPYLLNKAHNDVVITDMNIRELLKIAKIYETTNREVMSW, encoded by the coding sequence ATGTTAAATTCACTGTATGAAAAGGCCATCGCTAAAAGAGGATTTATCCATGATATTGAATCAGAAACCAATCCTGAAGATTTATTGCAGGGAAGGTGGTTTGATAGGGATATCAAAGAAAGTTCTGATGATTTTATTATTGCAGCAGGAGACGGAAGTTTCAACAAAAAGAAATTTCTAACAACCAATTTCTGTGCTGTCGGTGCTGAATCCATAATTTATGATGGCGAAATAAAAAAGATAGATGACTCAGACATTTTTGATATAGGTCATGTTTCATTTTTAGATGAACTTTTGGGAAATTACATGGCAATATATGAGCTGAAATGTGCTTTAAGAGCCCTTAAGGAATATAATGTTGATTATTATATGTTCGACGGGTCCATCCTCGGAGACCTTCAGAATGCATTTCCAAGAGGTGCAAAATTGCCAAACAAGCTTAGAAACAATCTTGATGAATCTCTAAAAAATGAGTTTGAAAGAAGACTTCAAATAAACCGTTACGGTTTGTCATTTCCAGAAATTAGAGATTCGCTTAAACTGATGGAATTGCCAAGAAGTGAAAATTCAAATAAAATCGAGGAATATAACCTTCATCTTGCATCAATTGAAAAAATCATTCTTTTAAAAGAGATTCTGCAGTATAGAAAAAAGATAATTTCTATTTCAAAAACATCATCCGATAATTCATTGTTCCATTGGAATATTCCGGATATTGCATTTTTGGATAAGAACACTCAAAAGCAGGGAATTTCATTAATTAAAAATGATTTTAAAGTATATGAAAAAGCGGCTTTTCCTTATTTCAATGATTTTTTCAAGTCATTGACATTTACCATATTTTATGTGAGGCTGCAGGACAATAAAAATGTATTAAAAGTGGAATTGCCATACAGGGCATCCAATCAGGAAGTATTTAGGATTATAGAAAAAATCAATGTCTTATCAGTTCAGGGTTATCCGTATTTATTGAATAAGGCACACAATGATGTTGTAATTACAGATATGAATATTAGAGAATTGCTGAAAATAGCTAAAATTTATGAGACAACAAATAGGGAAGTGATGTCATGGTAG
- a CDS encoding NTP transferase domain-containing protein — MTISTIITAAGKNSRMRKDQMARNLDLTNKLILPFKNKTVIETTIDNALSLNIDECIVVLGHYSSEIKEVIFENYKDEVKFIENNPVDVGLSTSLFNGLSNTDSDFALCITADQPTVSSETFNKLIEVSQNSEDPFNTISILRRRKTGLLDTAEGLGMPFVAPRLNLMKYLENEDDNLNPILRKIFADGYTFYGIKEKNKKELLNINHYDDYLNLLD, encoded by the coding sequence ATGACAATCTCAACTATTATTACGGCGGCCGGAAAGAATTCTCGTATGAGAAAAGACCAGATGGCTAGAAATTTAGATTTAACAAATAAGCTGATTTTACCGTTTAAAAATAAAACAGTTATTGAGACCACAATTGACAATGCATTATCCTTGAATATAGATGAATGTATTGTGGTACTCGGCCACTATTCTAGTGAAATAAAAGAAGTTATCTTTGAAAATTATAAAGATGAAGTTAAATTCATTGAGAATAATCCTGTTGATGTAGGTTTATCAACATCACTTTTTAATGGTTTGTCAAATACTGATTCTGATTTTGCCTTGTGCATAACTGCAGACCAGCCTACGGTTTCCAGTGAAACTTTCAATAAACTGATTGAAGTAAGTCAGAACAGTGAAGATCCGTTCAATACAATTTCTATTTTAAGAAGACGAAAAACAGGTTTATTGGATACTGCAGAAGGTTTGGGAATGCCGTTTGTAGCACCTAGATTAAATCTGATGAAATATCTTGAAAATGAGGATGATAATTTAAATCCGATTTTGAGAAAAATCTTCGCTGACGGATATACGTTTTATGGAATAAAAGAAAAAAATAAAAAAGAGTTATTGAATATTAATCATTATGATGATTATTTAAACCTTTTAGATTGA
- a CDS encoding DNA repair exonuclease: MKFAHLADTHLGYRQFGLIEREKDFYEVFGKVIDKIIEEDVDLVIHSGDLFETAKPSPMALLEFQKGLLKLKGAGIPMYAIAGNHDSVVRRGSIPPQVIFKKLGLKVISPINTNYLHDDVFIAGLPYYPSSQSKVLKSKLVELSKKAASHEKSILVLHQGIDKYFGYQYELELGDIPDNFNYYAMGHIHKYVCDDFGNGKLVYPGSSEVWKTDELRDYQENGKGFVVVDLDGQKPTVKRVKVDISRTFIERSLDYNNLESGIAGIKETIKDFDKQPILNLTINNVESDTGIVYEMINEELGDLSLMIRPTFNMAGEEPIDVIITNSERVGPKELIVKQLEGYGNSDVDKLALDLYDYLSKDNLEDAQELIDQFFQDNYNSVDDDVEFVTEKIEKEESPIEEVEEKPSEEEPKDVQVTFSKEVQQ, encoded by the coding sequence ATGAAATTTGCACATTTAGCAGATACTCATTTAGGTTATCGCCAATTTGGTTTAATTGAGCGTGAAAAAGACTTTTATGAAGTATTTGGAAAGGTTATAGACAAAATAATAGAAGAAGATGTAGACTTGGTAATACATAGCGGAGACTTATTTGAAACCGCAAAACCATCTCCAATGGCACTTTTAGAATTCCAGAAAGGACTGCTTAAATTAAAAGGCGCAGGAATTCCAATGTATGCAATTGCCGGAAATCATGATTCCGTGGTTCGCAGAGGTTCAATTCCACCTCAAGTAATTTTCAAAAAATTAGGATTAAAAGTAATCAGCCCTATTAATACCAATTACTTGCATGATGATGTTTTTATTGCAGGATTGCCTTATTATCCATCATCACAGTCCAAGGTTTTAAAATCCAAATTAGTGGAATTGTCTAAAAAGGCAGCCAGTCATGAAAAATCTATTTTAGTCTTGCACCAAGGAATTGATAAATACTTTGGTTATCAATATGAACTAGAGCTTGGTGACATTCCAGATAATTTCAATTATTATGCAATGGGACATATTCATAAATATGTATGTGATGACTTTGGTAATGGAAAATTAGTTTATCCGGGATCTAGTGAAGTCTGGAAAACCGATGAACTCAGAGATTATCAAGAAAATGGAAAAGGTTTTGTCGTTGTCGATTTAGACGGTCAAAAACCAACTGTCAAAAGAGTTAAAGTTGACATTTCACGTACATTCATTGAAAGGTCCCTTGATTACAATAATTTGGAAAGCGGAATTGCTGGAATAAAAGAAACTATTAAAGATTTTGATAAGCAGCCTATCTTGAATTTAACAATAAATAATGTTGAATCAGATACAGGTATTGTTTATGAGATGATTAACGAGGAACTCGGAGACCTGTCACTGATGATAAGACCTACATTCAACATGGCTGGTGAAGAACCTATTGATGTCATTATCACCAACAGCGAACGTGTAGGTCCGAAGGAATTGATTGTTAAGCAATTGGAAGGCTATGGAAATAGTGATGTGGATAAGTTAGCTCTTGATTTATATGACTACTTATCAAAAGATAATCTTGAAGATGCTCAGGAATTGATTGACCAGTTTTTCCAGGACAATTATAATTCAGTTGATGACGATGTAGAATTTGTCACTGAGAAAATTGAAAAAGAAGAATCCCCAATTGAGGAAGTTGAAGAAAAACCCTCTGAGGAAGAACCAAAAGATGTTCAGGTAACCTTTAGCAAGGAGGTTCAACAATGA
- a CDS encoding Mur ligase family protein — translation MKAAVIGLGVEGKKAVNSLLKHGWEVYATDLNIDVDLNGLDLPMLSMNLLDDEQTVSIVGENITLDLGFTNPYAIEQCDAIAISPSMYGGPFATKLLQNGELLSDVIDNHKKIFTIGITGTNGKTTTVHMIKSILENASKKVLVGGNGGGGFSGYYDLILEASEGDYDILLVEVCDMTLDFCKYCFDFDMIGLTNIGNDHMDVHKTIANYKNSLVRFFSDTLIFTAFNQDFNSDFKESASKTIPYFEYQDELQLFGKFNLLNAGLATAIARELKVPKDIIRDTLANFKAVEGRLDVYKINDAYVYVGKTDNSDALASVLKEKNFYAVFIGTPRHNEIHRLDILDVAVEYNPEVIVLFPGLDDTLDMAIYRLNSLGYMGNIITVNSLDEIIELVAEYSHEDAILIGGNGQDTIIDIQERIKLISEKLSN, via the coding sequence ATGAAAGCGGCAGTTATAGGTTTGGGAGTAGAAGGAAAAAAAGCAGTTAATTCCCTTTTAAAGCATGGTTGGGAAGTTTATGCAACAGATTTAAATATTGATGTTGATTTGAATGGTTTGGATTTGCCAATGTTGTCTATGAATTTATTGGATGATGAGCAAACAGTTTCCATTGTAGGAGAAAATATTACTCTTGATTTGGGTTTCACCAATCCTTATGCTATTGAACAGTGTGATGCAATTGCAATAAGTCCCAGCATGTACGGAGGGCCTTTTGCAACTAAATTACTGCAAAATGGAGAGTTGTTAAGTGATGTTATAGACAATCATAAGAAAATCTTCACAATTGGAATTACCGGAACAAACGGTAAGACAACTACTGTTCACATGATTAAAAGTATTTTGGAAAATGCCAGCAAGAAAGTTTTAGTCGGTGGAAACGGCGGTGGAGGATTTTCAGGTTATTATGATTTAATTCTCGAAGCTAGTGAGGGAGATTATGATATTCTGCTTGTTGAAGTCTGTGACATGACTTTGGACTTTTGCAAGTATTGTTTTGATTTTGACATGATCGGATTAACCAACATCGGTAATGACCATATGGATGTTCACAAAACAATAGCAAACTATAAGAATTCTCTTGTCAGGTTCTTTTCAGATACTTTGATTTTTACAGCTTTTAATCAGGATTTCAATTCTGATTTTAAGGAATCTGCCAGTAAAACTATTCCATATTTTGAATATCAGGATGAACTGCAATTGTTTGGAAAATTTAATCTGCTCAATGCAGGTCTTGCAACTGCCATTGCACGTGAATTGAAAGTTCCTAAAGATATTATTAGGGATACTTTGGCTAATTTCAAAGCCGTTGAAGGCAGATTGGATGTCTATAAAATAAATGATGCTTACGTCTATGTTGGAAAGACTGACAATTCCGATGCTTTGGCTTCAGTATTGAAGGAAAAGAATTTTTATGCAGTGTTTATAGGTACTCCTAGGCACAATGAGATTCACAGGCTTGATATTTTGGATGTGGCTGTTGAATACAATCCTGAGGTCATTGTATTGTTCCCGGGATTGGATGACACTCTTGACATGGCAATTTACAGGCTCAACTCATTAGGTTACATGGGAAATATCATTACTGTTAACTCTTTGGATGAGATTATAGAACTTGTGGCCGAATATTCTCATGAGGATGCAATACTGATTGGTGGAAATGGTCAAGATACCATAATTGATATTCAAGAAAGAATTAAACTGATTTCTGAAAAATTGTCCAATTAA
- a CDS encoding geranylgeranylglyceryl/heptaprenylglyceryl phosphate synthase, whose protein sequence is MKDVEKYIRDILKTRKIHFTLIDPDEQTPEEALEIATQAIEGGTDGIMIGGSTVNGDDVDNTCKILSENIAVPIIIFPGNTSSVSKYADAIFFMSYINSTNQYWINGAQSIAAPTVKASGSEILSMAYMVAEPGGTVGWVGDAKLVPRNKPKIPAVYAMAHEMFGFKFFYLEAGSGADKPIPPEMIAYTKKATENMIIVVGGGIRDAKAAYTAAKAGGDIIVTGTVVEDTDDVLAKIQELTGAIKKASME, encoded by the coding sequence ATGAAAGACGTTGAGAAGTATATTCGCGATATATTAAAAACAAGAAAAATTCATTTTACATTAATTGATCCTGATGAACAGACACCAGAGGAAGCCTTAGAAATCGCTACTCAGGCTATTGAAGGTGGAACTGATGGAATTATGATTGGAGGTTCTACTGTCAACGGTGACGATGTTGATAATACCTGTAAAATATTGTCAGAAAACATTGCAGTTCCAATTATTATTTTCCCTGGAAATACAAGCAGTGTAAGTAAATATGCAGATGCTATTTTCTTCATGAGTTACATTAACTCCACTAATCAATACTGGATTAATGGTGCACAGTCCATTGCTGCACCTACTGTTAAAGCATCAGGCAGTGAGATTTTATCCATGGCATACATGGTTGCAGAACCTGGCGGAACCGTCGGGTGGGTTGGAGATGCAAAACTCGTACCTCGCAATAAACCGAAAATCCCTGCAGTATATGCTATGGCACATGAAATGTTCGGATTTAAATTCTTCTATCTTGAAGCAGGTTCCGGTGCAGATAAGCCTATACCTCCAGAAATGATTGCATACACTAAAAAAGCTACTGAAAACATGATAATTGTTGTTGGTGGTGGAATCCGTGATGCAAAAGCAGCTTACACAGCCGCAAAAGCAGGTGGTGACATCATAGTAACCGGTACTGTTGTGGAAGATACCGATGATGTTTTAGCTAAAATTCAAGAATTGACCGGAGCTATTAAAAAGGCTTCAATGGAGTAG
- a CDS encoding nuclease: MFEDEKDDKIYNLIISNGFDQKNEYGQFTQKLFEKVDFLWKESISGSYEHASAEFYSKVDRIILLAGLYNENKDLFNSLLNASEKYDIPIVLVRPLGLEEVPEILEQKAATIVGWNANCIIDSIKDADVLI; encoded by the coding sequence ATGTTTGAAGATGAAAAAGATGACAAGATTTACAATTTAATAATTTCCAACGGTTTTGACCAAAAAAACGAATATGGCCAATTTACACAAAAACTATTTGAAAAAGTGGATTTTTTATGGAAAGAATCAATTTCAGGTTCATATGAACACGCCAGTGCAGAGTTCTATTCAAAAGTAGACAGAATAATTTTACTTGCAGGACTTTACAATGAAAATAAAGATTTATTCAACAGTTTACTGAATGCAAGTGAAAAATATGATATACCAATTGTTTTGGTAAGGCCACTCGGACTTGAGGAAGTGCCTGAAATATTAGAACAAAAAGCTGCAACAATAGTAGGATGGAACGCAAACTGCATTATTGATTCCATTAAAGATGCAGATGTATTGATATAA
- a CDS encoding SMC family ATPase, which translates to MIFKKLKLTNFKSHQNTIIGFDKGITVIVGENGAGKSTILEAISFALFKQHTAKRIDDLVRNNANFMSVELEFTSNGKDYKIVREKKSNLKSSIYTKTSNEGGFVHICTGDKEVSEEIRQILDIDSDLFLNAIYIRQGEIAELVDKTPAEKKQLIAKLLGIDSLEKSWKNLLPFINDYENQLSELKGKLYNSKDLKDEYDIKKAELDSLRDKGHELESQLEDVAASLKEISESKRDMEREKEIHDTQIHNLEVEQANLSKLEESKRSLQDNLDKIRDAEENISRLEKYVSKLDVYLDFEKSVVNIQNLKAEENQISDKLNSISQQKAIVADKKAEYNKFISSEEEITKLDNKKVKYEKELAAMAKLEKDKKELLRSIEKERNNIGDFFSRSKDKLDNCGMSQDDLAEIDDFNHLEKATNNFIDEIKQKIDGLSNDIISKNEDIVIFKQNIKSSQKPLEDLEGVDNKCPVCQSDIDSKKKLQLIQQYETSIADNRKLIAQNEEDVKLLERNKKSLEEKLVKITDLSKEIIEYKQKFNHLQKEVSKLNKIDEDLESKEFISNKLGELILVIANVKSEREVYKASYDAYNKANGALEVLGDETEAQYKLKQVKNEIDNHVKNIKLAIEQDPHLSGDISAAELKDRIADLKQKNEEYNQLKGFVKNKQSLMTQIDSVKEDIGVSINQIDITKNKIAASVYDKEKYEHIVYRFEMYERQQNSFNNQLSELKGRARESISYLKDLRERIETADKFQQEYNDVSDYINLLSHIRNLYSKNGIQKDLRSISKPLIQKYTKEFFNEFNFNYSDLTLDDEYDVTVYGPEGESSMSMVSGGEKIAIALALRLGITQAMSKGELDTILLDEPTIHLDSSRKHELINLLKDISVLPQMIIVTHESQLENAADNLIKVEKENGISKVVF; encoded by the coding sequence ATGATTTTCAAAAAATTAAAATTAACAAATTTCAAATCACATCAAAACACAATAATTGGGTTTGATAAAGGAATCACTGTCATTGTTGGTGAAAATGGTGCAGGTAAATCAACCATTTTAGAAGCAATCAGTTTCGCATTATTCAAACAGCACACTGCAAAAAGAATTGATGACCTTGTTAGGAATAATGCAAATTTCATGTCTGTTGAACTCGAATTCACATCCAACGGTAAAGATTATAAAATTGTTCGTGAAAAGAAATCTAATTTGAAATCTTCAATCTATACCAAAACATCAAATGAAGGTGGATTTGTCCATATCTGTACTGGTGATAAGGAAGTCAGTGAAGAAATTCGCCAGATTTTAGACATTGACTCTGACTTGTTCCTAAATGCAATTTATATAAGGCAAGGTGAAATTGCCGAGCTTGTTGACAAAACACCTGCTGAGAAAAAGCAGCTGATTGCAAAACTCTTAGGTATAGATTCACTTGAAAAGTCATGGAAGAATTTATTGCCGTTCATTAACGACTATGAAAATCAGCTTTCAGAACTTAAAGGTAAACTGTACAACTCAAAAGATTTAAAAGATGAGTATGATATTAAAAAAGCCGAATTGGATTCCCTAAGAGATAAAGGCCATGAACTTGAAAGCCAACTTGAGGATGTAGCTGCATCATTAAAGGAAATATCCGAAAGTAAAAGGGACATGGAAAGAGAAAAGGAAATCCACGATACTCAAATTCACAACCTGGAAGTTGAACAGGCAAATCTGTCAAAATTAGAGGAAAGCAAACGTTCCCTTCAAGACAATCTTGATAAAATTAGAGATGCTGAAGAGAACATTTCAAGACTTGAGAAGTATGTTTCCAAACTTGACGTTTATCTTGACTTTGAAAAATCAGTTGTAAACATTCAGAACTTAAAAGCTGAAGAAAATCAAATATCCGATAAGTTGAATTCAATATCTCAACAAAAAGCAATTGTTGCAGATAAAAAAGCAGAGTATAATAAATTCATATCCTCTGAAGAAGAAATCACTAAGTTGGATAATAAGAAAGTCAAGTATGAAAAAGAACTGGCCGCAATGGCAAAACTTGAAAAAGACAAAAAAGAATTATTAAGGTCAATTGAAAAAGAAAGAAACAATATAGGAGACTTTTTCTCAAGGTCTAAAGATAAATTGGATAATTGCGGAATGTCTCAGGATGATCTGGCTGAAATTGATGATTTCAATCATCTTGAAAAAGCTACAAACAATTTCATTGATGAGATTAAACAAAAAATTGACGGTTTGTCAAATGACATAATTTCCAAAAATGAGGATATCGTTATTTTCAAACAGAACATCAAGTCTTCACAAAAACCGCTAGAAGATTTGGAAGGTGTTGACAACAAATGTCCTGTCTGTCAATCTGATATTGATTCCAAAAAGAAACTGCAGTTAATCCAACAATATGAAACCAGTATTGCAGACAACAGGAAATTAATTGCACAAAATGAAGAGGATGTAAAATTACTTGAAAGAAATAAGAAAAGTCTTGAAGAAAAGCTTGTTAAAATCACTGATTTATCTAAAGAAATCATTGAATACAAACAAAAATTCAATCATCTTCAAAAAGAAGTTTCTAAATTAAATAAAATTGATGAAGACTTGGAATCCAAAGAATTTATCAGCAATAAACTTGGTGAATTGATTCTTGTTATAGCTAATGTCAAATCTGAAAGAGAAGTTTATAAGGCTTCTTATGATGCATACAATAAAGCTAATGGTGCATTAGAAGTTTTAGGTGATGAAACTGAAGCTCAATATAAATTAAAACAGGTCAAAAATGAAATTGACAATCATGTTAAAAATATCAAATTGGCAATAGAACAAGATCCTCATTTAAGTGGAGACATCAGTGCCGCTGAGCTTAAAGACCGTATTGCTGATTTAAAACAGAAAAATGAGGAATATAATCAACTTAAAGGTTTTGTCAAAAATAAACAATCTTTAATGACACAAATTGATTCAGTCAAGGAAGATATTGGCGTCAGCATCAATCAAATAGACATTACCAAAAACAAAATTGCGGCTTCTGTCTATGATAAGGAAAAATATGAGCATATTGTCTATCGTTTTGAAATGTATGAAAGACAGCAAAACTCTTTCAACAATCAACTTTCAGAACTCAAAGGAAGAGCTCGTGAATCAATTTCTTATCTAAAAGATTTAAGAGAAAGAATTGAAACTGCTGATAAGTTCCAACAGGAATACAATGATGTTTCAGATTATATTAATCTGTTAAGTCATATCAGAAACCTGTACAGTAAGAACGGTATACAAAAAGATTTAAGAAGTATTTCAAAACCTTTAATCCAAAAATATACTAAAGAATTCTTCAATGAATTCAACTTTAATTATTCTGATCTTACATTGGATGATGAATATGATGTTACCGTTTATGGTCCTGAAGGGGAATCATCTATGAGTATGGTTAGTGGTGGTGAAAAAATAGCTATTGCACTTGCTCTAAGACTCGGTATCACTCAAGCAATGTCCAAAGGTGAATTGGATACCATCCTATTGGATGAACCAACTATTCACTTGGATAGTTCTAGAAAACATGAGCTTATTAATCTTTTGAAAGACATATCTGTCCTGCCTCAAATGATTATTGTAACTCATGAAAGTCAGCTGGAAAATGCAGCTGATAATTTAATTAAAGTTGAAAAAGAAAATGGTATTTCAAAAGTGGTATTTTAA